From Sphingobacterium bambusae:
TAACCTCTTTTTGAAAATTAATATCCTGAGTGCATGAAAGCAAAACACCCAGCAAAAGAAGAAATACATTAATTGCAATCACATTAGTCTCACACCTTATTATATGAAGTGTAATTGCTCCGATCATAATTATAATTACACCGAAACCAGAAATTTTGGTTAATTTTTTAAATCCTAAAAGAGGAAACACTAACAAACCAATACCGACAGAAGTATCTGCAGCAAGAGAAAGAAGGCTGAGATTAGGATACACTTCCATCCAAGGGTATAGCGATGAATTTAATAGCTTGCTAATACCCGCATAAACTAATATAGCACTTACAAATAAGCGAGATAGCCAAACGGCTATGTGTTTAAAATTTACTTTCATTATCTTAACTTTGCAAAGTTACTCCAACGCTACTTTACCGGGCATCCAAAAAGGTTTGGTTTTGAATTGTTTTTTTGATAAGCCACGTATTTTCAACAGATAGTTACTCAAGGCTACACAAAGCCTACCATCTCCACCGATGTAAATCATTGTATTATCCAAACTTAGGACTTTCAATTTATTGATAATCTGAATCACTGTTTGTTCTTTGACCACATGAAATTCAAAAGGCTTGCTGTTATCAATATCCGGAAAAAAGTGCTCTGGTTTATCACCGTATATAATCGCATCGAACGTTTGTTCTGCAGAAAGTTGTCTTCTGAAAAAATAATAATGTGCGAGTGTACTTACATCACCTATAAACAAGTGTTTAGTAGCTTCTTGTTGTAAAGTGAATTTACCAAATGGAGCTGACAGTAGTACTTCTTGACCAATTTCTAACTCATGTATCCATT
This genomic window contains:
- a CDS encoding DoxX family protein, yielding MKVNFKHIAVWLSRLFVSAILVYAGISKLLNSSLYPWMEVYPNLSLLSLAADTSVGIGLLVFPLLGFKKLTKISGFGVIIIMIGAITLHIIRCETNVIAINVFLLLLGVLLSCTQDINFQKEVS
- a CDS encoding FAD-binding oxidoreductase, which codes for MVNIEEILYTRLVLKSGVVTQKTKISEAVYHLTVTGNFSFRKMAVGQHIRILIYPNINSRLKDRLRTYSVWKYEETDEIGVCHFAICSLTDGLGSKWIHELEIGQEVLLSAPFGKFTLQQEATKHLFIGDVSTLAHYYFFRRQLSAEQTFDAIIYGDKPEHFFPDIDNSKPFEFHVVKEQTVIQIINKLKVLSLDNTMIYIGGDGRLCVALSNYLLKIRGLSKKQFKTKPFWMPGKVALE